One Azospirillum brasilense DNA window includes the following coding sequences:
- a CDS encoding aldo/keto reductase, with the protein MHDVTANGASIPALGFGTFRMSGPDVLRMVPEVLKLGFRHIDTAQIYGNESEVGEAIKTSGLPRGEVFLTTKVWVSNYKADDFRRSVDESLAKLRTDYVDLLLLHWPNEAVALAEQIESLNAVRAAGKTRHIGVSNFNRALLDESVRLSKAPIVTNQIEYHPYIDQSVMLEAARRHGQSVTAYYAMADGKVFKDPVLTDIAARLGKSPAQVVLRWLVQQEGVIALSKTVGDKRAAENLAIFDFALSDADMAAIRGLARPDGRIVSPDGLAPVWD; encoded by the coding sequence ATGCACGACGTCACCGCCAACGGCGCCTCCATTCCCGCCCTCGGCTTCGGCACCTTCCGCATGAGCGGCCCCGACGTGCTGCGCATGGTACCGGAGGTCCTGAAGCTCGGCTTCCGCCACATCGACACCGCGCAGATCTACGGCAACGAGAGCGAGGTCGGCGAGGCCATCAAGACGTCCGGCCTGCCGCGCGGCGAGGTCTTCCTGACCACCAAGGTCTGGGTCAGCAACTACAAGGCCGACGATTTCCGCCGCTCGGTGGACGAAAGTCTGGCGAAGCTGCGGACCGACTACGTCGACCTGCTGCTGCTCCACTGGCCGAACGAGGCCGTTGCGCTCGCCGAGCAGATCGAGTCGCTGAACGCCGTCCGGGCCGCCGGCAAGACCCGTCACATTGGCGTCAGCAACTTCAATCGGGCCCTGCTGGACGAATCCGTGCGCCTCAGCAAGGCGCCCATCGTGACCAACCAGATCGAATACCACCCCTACATCGACCAGTCGGTGATGCTGGAGGCGGCGCGCCGCCACGGCCAGTCCGTCACTGCCTATTATGCCATGGCCGACGGCAAGGTCTTCAAGGACCCGGTGCTGACCGACATCGCCGCCCGGCTGGGCAAGAGCCCCGCCCAGGTGGTCCTGCGCTGGCTGGTCCAGCAGGAGGGGGTGATCGCCCTGTCGAAGACGGTCGGCGATAAGCGCGCCGCCGAGAACCTCGCCATCTTCGACTTCGCGCTGTCGGATGCGGACATGGCGGCCATCCGTGGCCTCGCCCGCCCCGACGGGCGGATCGTCAGCCCGGACGGTCTGGCGCCGGTCTGGGACTGA
- a CDS encoding SLC13 family permease — protein MTLDQGLAFGIIGAVIALLIWDKLRYDLVAMLALLAAVAVGIVKPKDAFSGFSDDIVIIVGSALVVSAAVGRSGIIEEVMRPLGARMKTVPAQIIVLTGAVTLLSAVVKNIGALAIFMPIAMQVARRNGTKVSLLLMPMAFGSLLGGLMTLVGTSPNIIVSRLRNEMVGEPFGMFDFTPVGLTIAVAGVAFLTVGYRLLPTGRQAASGSAGGFSIDDYTAEALLPEKSPFVGKTVADLEAYGEGDVTVAAIIRERHRRFIPSGHWVLLAGDVLVLEADTQALGDLVKHAGLELMHEKELEGVQSDEDLAVLEAVVEPRSPLIGSNVEDVELRERYGANLLALSRRGRPIRQRLRRVRFQPGDLVVLQARAAGLSDTLNELGCLPLAERNLSIGRRRKRRIALAVMAVTIGLVATSLVPVTLAFFGAAVAMTALRVITLKEAYESIELPILVLLGALIPVSEALRTTGGTELIAGWLSVAAQGLPPVGALALMLMAAMAVTPFLNNAATVLVMAPIAASLANHLGLRPDAFLMAVAVGAGCDFLTPIGHQCNTLVMGPGGYRFSDYARLGLPLSLIVIVLGTTAIALFWPLMPH, from the coding sequence ATGACGCTCGACCAGGGACTCGCCTTCGGCATCATCGGCGCGGTGATCGCGCTGCTGATCTGGGACAAGCTGCGCTACGATCTCGTCGCCATGCTGGCGCTGCTGGCGGCGGTGGCCGTCGGGATCGTCAAACCAAAGGACGCCTTCAGCGGCTTCTCCGACGACATCGTCATCATCGTCGGCTCGGCGCTGGTGGTCAGCGCCGCGGTCGGCCGCTCCGGGATCATCGAGGAGGTGATGCGCCCCCTCGGCGCCCGCATGAAGACCGTGCCGGCGCAGATCATCGTGCTGACCGGGGCGGTGACGCTGCTGTCCGCGGTGGTCAAGAACATCGGGGCGCTCGCCATCTTCATGCCCATCGCCATGCAGGTGGCGCGGCGCAACGGGACGAAGGTGTCGTTGCTGCTGATGCCCATGGCCTTCGGCTCGCTGCTGGGCGGGCTGATGACGCTGGTCGGCACCTCCCCCAACATCATCGTCAGCCGCCTGCGCAACGAGATGGTCGGCGAGCCCTTCGGCATGTTCGACTTCACGCCGGTCGGGCTGACCATCGCGGTGGCGGGGGTGGCCTTCCTGACGGTCGGTTACCGCCTGCTGCCCACCGGTCGTCAGGCGGCGTCGGGCAGCGCCGGGGGCTTCTCCATCGACGACTACACGGCGGAGGCGCTGCTGCCGGAGAAGTCGCCCTTCGTCGGCAAGACGGTCGCCGACCTGGAGGCCTACGGCGAGGGCGACGTGACGGTCGCGGCGATCATCCGCGAGCGGCATCGCCGCTTCATCCCGTCCGGCCATTGGGTGCTGCTGGCGGGGGATGTGCTGGTGCTGGAGGCCGACACCCAGGCGCTGGGCGACCTCGTGAAGCACGCCGGCCTGGAGCTGATGCACGAGAAGGAACTGGAAGGGGTGCAGAGCGACGAGGATCTTGCGGTCCTCGAAGCGGTGGTGGAGCCGCGCTCTCCCCTCATCGGCAGCAACGTGGAGGATGTGGAACTGCGGGAGCGCTACGGCGCCAACCTTCTGGCGCTCAGCCGGCGTGGGCGGCCGATCCGCCAGAGACTGCGCCGCGTCCGCTTCCAGCCGGGCGATCTGGTGGTGCTCCAGGCGCGGGCGGCGGGGTTGTCGGACACGCTGAACGAACTCGGCTGCCTGCCGCTGGCGGAGCGCAACCTGTCCATCGGGCGGCGGCGCAAGCGGCGGATCGCGCTGGCCGTGATGGCGGTGACCATCGGGCTGGTGGCGACCAGCCTCGTCCCGGTGACGCTGGCCTTCTTCGGCGCCGCGGTCGCCATGACGGCGCTGCGGGTGATCACGCTGAAGGAGGCTTACGAGTCGATCGAGTTGCCGATCCTGGTGCTGCTGGGCGCCCTTATCCCGGTCAGCGAGGCGTTGCGCACCACCGGCGGGACGGAGCTGATCGCCGGCTGGCTGTCCGTCGCCGCGCAGGGGCTGCCGCCCGTCGGGGCGTTGGCCCTGATGTTGATGGCGGCGATGGCGGTGACGCCCTTCCTGAACAACGCGGCCACCGTCCTGGTGATGGCCCCCATCGCGGCCAGCCTCGCCAACCATCTGGGCTTGCGACCCGACGCCTTCCTGATGGCGGTCGCCGTGGGGGCGGGCTGCGACTTCCTCACCCCCATCGGGCACCAGTGCAACACGCTGGTCATGGGGCCGGGCGGCTACCGTTTCAGCGACTACGCGCGGCTTGGTTTGCCGCTGTCGCTGATCGTCATCGTGCTGGGCACGACAGCGATTGCGCTGTTCTGGCCCCTGATGCCGCATTAG
- a CDS encoding AsmA family protein, with protein sequence MAVVKWIGYGLLGLVVTVAAGVGIALAVFDWNDARGFIARQASKALNREVAIDGNLNVRLGDPLRIRVEGLRVANAEWSDDKTMAELRVLDLQLRPWPLLRGDFEFREIRLTGPKLLLEKNREGAANWAFGGPDPRKEAAKETVKPEDRTDLPIIETLVVEEGRLRFRDPIRKIDIDSGVNTAVGGNGDQEVRLEGKGDFAGKPFTLTAAGGSLEYLRDDPKPYPLRVETAIGKTRGKIEGSIAEPVLLQGVDLSVELRGDDLADVFPILGIPVPTTRPYAISGHLGREGDVWRFEGMNGKVGESDLSGQVAVDLGGERPRITGDLTSRKLAAIDLAGFIGASPKGRDDYPTKGRERVIPATEIPLEKLRTADMDVKFRGEHVEAPFSTLDALDARAKLENGRLVLDPLSLGVGGGRVAGTAVLDGGRKTPALDVNLDVRQIKLARLFRETAFAQEMGGTASGRIQLKGQGTTVANILGSSDGKLGVAVDGGRITSYAVKGLKTNILETLGVVLSGDKPLPFNCLVADVTVKDGLVESRALVLDTPETLVTADGTINLRSEAMDMTVLGRAKSPQIFATHVPVHVRGTLGSPDIGVNAAESAARGAAAVALGVLLTPLASVLPFLDPGSDEQPHCGELVRNARSPSNANTGSSGAGKGRDAAPSGSSSGKSQ encoded by the coding sequence ATGGCCGTGGTGAAATGGATCGGCTACGGCCTGTTGGGGCTGGTGGTGACCGTGGCGGCGGGCGTCGGCATCGCTCTCGCCGTCTTCGACTGGAACGACGCCCGCGGCTTCATCGCCCGGCAGGCGTCCAAGGCGCTGAACCGCGAGGTCGCCATCGACGGCAATCTCAACGTCCGGTTGGGGGACCCGCTGCGCATCCGTGTCGAGGGACTCCGGGTCGCCAACGCGGAATGGAGCGACGACAAGACAATGGCGGAGCTGCGGGTGCTGGACCTTCAACTCCGCCCCTGGCCGCTGCTGCGCGGCGACTTCGAGTTTCGGGAGATCCGCCTTACCGGTCCCAAGCTGCTTCTGGAGAAGAACCGGGAGGGGGCCGCCAACTGGGCCTTTGGCGGGCCGGACCCGCGCAAGGAGGCGGCGAAGGAGACGGTCAAGCCGGAAGACCGCACCGACCTGCCGATCATCGAGACGCTCGTGGTCGAGGAGGGGCGGCTGCGCTTCCGCGACCCCATCCGCAAGATCGACATCGACAGCGGCGTCAACACGGCGGTCGGCGGCAACGGCGACCAGGAGGTCCGGCTGGAGGGCAAGGGCGATTTCGCCGGCAAGCCCTTCACCCTGACGGCGGCCGGCGGCTCGCTGGAGTATCTGCGCGACGATCCCAAACCCTATCCCCTGCGGGTCGAGACCGCCATCGGCAAGACTCGCGGCAAGATCGAGGGCTCCATCGCCGAGCCGGTGCTGCTCCAGGGCGTCGACCTGTCGGTGGAACTGCGCGGCGACGATCTGGCCGACGTCTTCCCGATCCTGGGCATTCCCGTGCCGACGACGCGGCCTTACGCCATCTCCGGCCATCTCGGGCGCGAGGGCGATGTCTGGCGGTTCGAGGGGATGAACGGCAAGGTCGGCGAGAGCGACCTGTCCGGGCAGGTGGCGGTGGACTTGGGCGGCGAGCGGCCGCGGATCACCGGCGACCTGACCTCGCGCAAGCTGGCGGCGATCGATCTTGCGGGCTTCATCGGTGCCTCGCCGAAAGGCCGCGACGACTACCCGACCAAGGGGCGGGAGCGGGTCATCCCGGCTACCGAGATTCCACTGGAGAAGCTGCGCACCGCCGACATGGACGTGAAGTTCCGCGGCGAGCATGTGGAGGCGCCCTTCTCCACGCTGGATGCCCTCGACGCGCGGGCGAAGCTGGAGAACGGGCGGCTGGTGCTTGACCCGCTGTCGCTCGGCGTCGGCGGCGGGCGGGTCGCCGGGACGGCGGTTCTGGACGGCGGGCGCAAGACCCCGGCGCTCGACGTGAATCTGGACGTCCGGCAGATCAAGCTGGCCCGCCTGTTCCGCGAGACGGCCTTCGCGCAGGAGATGGGCGGCACGGCCAGCGGGCGCATCCAGCTCAAGGGGCAGGGCACCACGGTCGCCAACATCCTGGGTTCCTCCGACGGCAAGCTGGGAGTCGCCGTGGACGGCGGGCGGATCACCAGCTACGCGGTCAAGGGGCTGAAGACCAACATCCTGGAAACGCTGGGCGTCGTCCTGTCCGGCGACAAGCCCTTGCCCTTCAACTGTCTGGTCGCCGACGTGACGGTGAAGGACGGGTTGGTGGAAAGCCGCGCGCTGGTGCTCGACACGCCGGAAACGCTGGTGACGGCGGACGGCACGATCAACCTGCGCAGCGAGGCGATGGACATGACCGTGCTGGGACGCGCCAAGAGCCCCCAGATCTTCGCCACCCATGTTCCGGTCCATGTCCGCGGCACCCTGGGGTCGCCGGACATCGGGGTGAACGCCGCGGAGTCGGCGGCGCGCGGCGCCGCGGCGGTGGCGCTGGGCGTCCTGCTGACCCCGCTGGCCAGCGTTCTGCCTTTTCTTGACCCAGGCAGCGACGAGCAGCCACACTGCGGCGAACTTGTCCGGAACGCCCGGTCGCCGTCGAACGCCAACACCGGCTCCAGCGGGGCCGGCAAGGGGCGCGACGCGGCGCCATCGGGCTCATCCTCCGGCAAATCCCAGTAA